In the genome of Mycobacterium kansasii ATCC 12478, one region contains:
- a CDS encoding DUF6883 domain-containing protein: MDSPCDDLAHIARNGEVIEVGETSYGLKMVVDGVVESPCGRMVALRTVWISDGPGDVPRLVTAYPS; encoded by the coding sequence ATGGACTCGCCTTGCGATGATCTGGCACATATCGCCCGGAATGGCGAGGTCATCGAAGTTGGTGAGACTTCCTACGGCCTCAAAATGGTCGTCGACGGGGTCGTGGAATCACCATGCGGTCGGATGGTGGCGTTGCGTACCGTATGGATCAGCGATGGACCAGGCGACGTGCCACGACTGGTTACGGCCTACCCGAGCTAA
- a CDS encoding DUF4926 domain-containing protein, producing the protein MYAEHDVVVLTRDLPEKSLLAGDVGAVVGRYAAGGYEVEFTAADGSTIAVVTLAGDDIRPRRPREILHVREVA; encoded by the coding sequence ATGTATGCAGAACACGATGTGGTTGTGCTGACGCGGGACCTTCCCGAGAAATCTCTTCTCGCTGGGGATGTCGGTGCCGTTGTCGGCCGGTACGCGGCGGGCGGCTACGAAGTCGAATTCACTGCCGCGGACGGCAGCACGATCGCGGTAGTCACGTTAGCGGGTGACGACATACGGCCAAGGCGTCCACGGGAGATCCTGCATGTCCGCGAGGTTGCATAG
- a CDS encoding RecQ family ATP-dependent DNA helicase: MTSQEPLPPAIEAAYRILAEHGPLSAADLKAALRSQGFAKSIESLSQLPDRFPQRFDLTADGLLSVASAAPAVTGAESADTHHDTDWYRPTKLRRAAADRIAVLDIETTGLDSAADFVCELALVGLDGTPLANIMVQLPAGVARPNESFGAEFPLDDALRLLEAHLAEIDLVIGHNLLEFDRPFLEKAAQRAGVDPPHLPSCVDSLHLATLVDVAMPNRSLADLTHQFNIVHQEPHRALADATATAGVVRAMLDAIDVNEPSWQLAIGVLEAFDHPLMSLLPQLTATPDLSMLTRPPDPLLIPSGSPAADAFSAARDAFAVLQTRHQLRPREAQQEMARAVADVFDHGGRLAVEAPTGTGKSLAYLLPAIGRASRPGQPVVIATATKTLQGQLRVEATRLHDDGLLGAPFRQIQGVANYVCTRELEDALSDRESSPLALAVALRAIAASPTGTWDDVTDDVIRRRDTRYARTRARLRTNAGGCDRTKCVWAQVCPMTQQLNGLDKAPGVVSVNHALIASWVKTDHAPGDVLTESRADLVFDEAHGLEDSLTAAWTERVDALELDILVNSLSPRSKLMRGIRSRAGTDTSFTEASQAITTSSTQVRSSGAELAQAIETYLHEYAGKSDSVVLRTGVVNSRPEFRVLRQAATAVRYWLIQLAKAVTALSQSLAGVNGTGSARRRLRGYSERLDAAIELLDTMRELPDGHLWVYRLAAEEDDPAAWTYERIPVHVFPEFEQLVVDRTHSTVLCSATLTVQHRFDFIASRLGIGIAADPDGAGFRGLRLPSPFDYSKQSLVILTNHLPVPIPVNEREFCEEMAADQTGFLSLSGGKTLTLFAARTRMEAVAAGVRIRAAELAQRGVELLVQGDQGRSQIQRRFRDEPGTVLYGLRSYWEGFDAPGETLSYLFIEKPPYPHPDDPLISARQRAIADRGDDPFLDYVLPMTAMQFAQGFGRLIRSETDRGAALVCDRRLHSPTQAQRVILDSLPNPEIHEAADRDDAWTRAIEFVTGSAPDLSTAITFGRDDVTQLLESLRLIPGEDPTAKFDEAAEKLFGITELHPKQLEVMRAFVEGKDFLAVLPTGFGKSVCFQLPALLAPEARATVVVSPLVALINDQINDLRGRRGIRPVQGITGATSRVVQTEILRDTADGRVRLLYVSPERLARDPVLRGALGRQQLNRVVVDEAHCISVWGHDFRPEFRQVPASVATFATRPPRAGLTATATSEVERDITASMDMRDPTTVREPSDRPNLRFRVTECANDRERVRELLRFVTWSGSNPGIVYVTRRALAEEIASLLRRAGHAARPYHAGMVPEQRDAVQEDFDSDTARIIVATKAFGMGINKPNIGWVVHYDLPDSLDGYAQEAGRAARQRDLTGECLLLYTKGDIARRRRLVQSHNAKADAALAQRLLTTLWECPERGDSRVFDVDDMADSLKIDDDELNVQLAQLERVGALEQGLDCSARGTVEVGRREPEREEERRLFRELFYQHHRARPNVRMQLDFQQLHEQHGYDPDKLEQQLIEWSLDRLVTFFSSRRLRRVRLLKRVAPADTLLKESTRWTWWQQRRLQTMIDYATSESDCRRVIIGRHFGDEEVYCAGRDVMACDVCSAQAAPWSGLADHLVADPELLVNAELTVLQAVAWASAYRRGSYGETSLRAAVLGKDSLGEGRPLGQGVLSCPQFGALRHVRNGEKRWDEALANLLAKGLIERRTVQRESARNPYQTLVLTPVGAQTLGTPAMQDD; the protein is encoded by the coding sequence ATGACTTCTCAAGAGCCGCTGCCCCCGGCGATCGAGGCCGCCTACCGGATTCTTGCGGAGCACGGACCGCTGTCCGCGGCAGATCTAAAGGCGGCTCTACGCTCGCAGGGCTTCGCAAAGTCGATCGAGAGCCTCTCTCAACTCCCCGATCGCTTTCCGCAGCGCTTCGATCTGACCGCCGATGGTCTGCTGTCTGTCGCGTCCGCCGCCCCCGCCGTGACCGGTGCCGAATCGGCAGACACTCACCATGACACCGACTGGTACCGGCCCACCAAGCTTCGCCGCGCCGCGGCCGACCGCATCGCGGTCCTCGACATCGAGACCACCGGGCTCGACTCTGCCGCAGACTTCGTCTGCGAACTCGCTTTGGTTGGGTTAGACGGCACGCCACTTGCGAACATCATGGTCCAATTGCCAGCCGGTGTGGCGCGGCCGAACGAGAGTTTCGGCGCGGAATTCCCCCTCGACGACGCGCTGCGATTACTCGAGGCACACCTGGCCGAGATCGACCTGGTGATCGGCCACAATCTGCTGGAATTCGACCGGCCGTTCCTCGAGAAGGCAGCCCAGCGCGCCGGCGTCGATCCACCGCACCTTCCGTCGTGTGTCGACAGCCTGCATCTCGCAACCCTTGTCGACGTAGCGATGCCCAACCGGTCCCTGGCGGATCTGACGCACCAATTCAACATCGTCCACCAGGAGCCCCACCGCGCCCTGGCGGACGCGACCGCGACGGCCGGGGTCGTTCGGGCGATGCTGGACGCGATCGACGTGAACGAGCCCAGCTGGCAGCTCGCCATCGGTGTCCTCGAGGCCTTCGATCATCCGCTCATGTCGTTGCTGCCCCAGCTCACCGCAACCCCCGATCTGTCCATGTTGACTCGCCCGCCAGATCCGCTGCTGATCCCGTCGGGTTCGCCGGCTGCCGATGCGTTCTCGGCCGCGCGCGACGCCTTCGCGGTCCTGCAAACCCGGCATCAACTCCGGCCGCGCGAAGCGCAACAGGAGATGGCGCGCGCCGTCGCCGACGTATTCGATCATGGGGGACGCCTCGCGGTCGAGGCTCCGACCGGGACCGGCAAATCGCTGGCCTACCTGCTGCCGGCGATCGGACGCGCCTCGCGACCGGGTCAACCGGTCGTCATCGCGACCGCGACCAAGACGCTGCAGGGCCAATTGCGCGTCGAGGCAACACGTCTGCACGACGACGGGCTGCTGGGGGCCCCGTTTCGTCAGATCCAAGGCGTCGCCAACTACGTGTGCACGCGCGAGCTCGAAGATGCGCTGTCCGACCGCGAATCCTCCCCGCTCGCCCTGGCCGTCGCGCTGCGTGCCATCGCCGCATCCCCAACGGGCACCTGGGACGACGTCACCGACGACGTCATCCGCCGTCGGGACACCCGCTATGCGCGCACCCGGGCGCGGCTACGCACCAACGCCGGCGGTTGCGATCGGACGAAATGCGTTTGGGCACAGGTTTGTCCCATGACCCAGCAGCTCAACGGTCTCGACAAGGCACCAGGTGTGGTGTCGGTGAACCACGCGCTCATCGCCAGCTGGGTGAAGACCGACCATGCCCCAGGTGACGTTCTCACCGAGTCCCGCGCGGACCTCGTGTTCGACGAGGCGCATGGGCTCGAGGACAGCTTGACGGCCGCGTGGACCGAGCGGGTCGACGCCCTCGAACTCGACATCCTAGTCAACAGCCTATCGCCCCGCTCGAAACTGATGCGGGGCATCCGATCGCGCGCGGGCACGGACACGTCGTTCACCGAAGCGAGTCAGGCCATCACGACGAGCAGTACGCAAGTGCGTTCGTCGGGCGCAGAACTTGCCCAGGCGATCGAAACCTACCTCCACGAGTACGCCGGCAAGTCGGACTCCGTGGTGCTGCGCACCGGTGTCGTTAACAGCCGACCGGAATTCCGGGTGCTGCGTCAGGCGGCCACGGCGGTACGATATTGGCTGATCCAGCTCGCCAAAGCGGTTACAGCGCTGAGTCAATCCCTCGCCGGTGTCAACGGGACGGGTTCGGCGCGGCGGCGATTGCGGGGTTACTCCGAACGACTCGACGCGGCAATCGAACTCCTCGACACCATGCGCGAGCTACCGGACGGCCACTTATGGGTGTACCGCCTCGCCGCCGAAGAGGACGATCCCGCGGCCTGGACCTACGAGCGCATCCCCGTCCATGTGTTTCCCGAATTCGAGCAGTTGGTTGTCGACCGCACACACTCGACGGTCCTCTGTTCGGCGACCCTGACGGTGCAACACCGGTTCGACTTCATCGCATCGCGGCTGGGCATCGGCATCGCTGCCGACCCGGACGGTGCAGGCTTCCGAGGTCTGCGGCTTCCGTCGCCGTTCGACTACTCCAAGCAATCCTTGGTAATTCTGACCAACCACCTCCCGGTTCCCATCCCGGTGAACGAGCGCGAATTCTGTGAAGAGATGGCCGCGGACCAGACCGGGTTTCTGTCTCTTTCGGGCGGCAAGACGCTCACCCTCTTCGCGGCGCGAACCCGCATGGAGGCCGTCGCCGCGGGCGTCCGGATCCGGGCCGCCGAACTGGCGCAGCGAGGGGTCGAGTTGCTTGTCCAAGGCGATCAGGGCCGTTCGCAAATCCAGCGCAGGTTCCGCGACGAGCCCGGCACGGTCCTGTACGGATTGCGCTCGTACTGGGAGGGTTTCGACGCTCCCGGGGAGACCTTGTCGTATCTGTTCATCGAGAAGCCGCCCTATCCTCATCCCGACGACCCGCTGATCTCCGCCCGGCAGCGCGCGATCGCCGACCGCGGCGACGACCCGTTCTTGGACTACGTGCTGCCGATGACGGCGATGCAGTTCGCGCAGGGCTTCGGCCGGTTAATCCGCTCCGAGACCGATCGCGGTGCCGCACTGGTGTGCGACCGGCGGCTACATTCGCCGACACAGGCACAGCGGGTCATCCTCGATTCCCTGCCGAATCCCGAGATCCACGAAGCGGCCGATCGAGATGACGCCTGGACTCGCGCGATAGAGTTCGTCACCGGTTCGGCGCCCGACCTGTCCACGGCAATCACCTTCGGTCGCGATGATGTCACGCAACTACTCGAAAGCCTGCGCCTCATACCCGGCGAGGATCCGACGGCCAAATTTGACGAAGCCGCCGAAAAGCTTTTCGGGATAACCGAACTGCACCCCAAGCAGCTGGAGGTGATGCGGGCATTCGTCGAAGGCAAGGATTTCCTCGCCGTGCTCCCGACGGGCTTCGGCAAATCGGTGTGCTTCCAACTGCCCGCGCTGCTGGCACCCGAGGCGCGGGCCACCGTCGTCGTGTCACCGTTGGTCGCACTGATCAACGATCAGATCAACGACCTGCGCGGGCGTCGCGGCATTCGCCCGGTCCAGGGCATCACCGGGGCCACCTCACGGGTGGTGCAGACCGAAATACTTCGCGACACCGCCGACGGCCGGGTGCGGCTTCTGTACGTCTCGCCGGAGCGGCTCGCACGCGACCCCGTGCTGCGCGGCGCGTTGGGGCGCCAGCAGCTCAACCGGGTGGTGGTCGACGAGGCGCACTGTATCTCGGTGTGGGGCCATGACTTTCGGCCAGAGTTCCGTCAAGTGCCGGCCTCGGTTGCCACATTCGCCACCCGACCGCCACGCGCCGGTCTGACGGCGACGGCTACCTCTGAGGTCGAGAGGGACATCACAGCATCGATGGACATGCGCGACCCTACGACGGTGCGCGAACCGAGCGACCGGCCGAACCTCCGGTTCCGGGTGACCGAGTGCGCCAACGACCGAGAGCGAGTCCGCGAGCTGCTGCGGTTCGTGACCTGGTCCGGAAGCAACCCGGGCATCGTGTACGTGACACGGCGGGCGCTGGCCGAGGAGATCGCCTCGCTGCTGCGCCGTGCCGGTCATGCCGCAAGGCCCTATCACGCCGGGATGGTCCCCGAGCAACGCGACGCAGTCCAAGAGGACTTCGACTCAGACACCGCCCGCATCATCGTCGCGACAAAAGCGTTCGGCATGGGCATCAACAAACCGAACATCGGCTGGGTCGTCCACTACGACCTGCCCGACTCACTCGACGGCTACGCCCAAGAAGCGGGCCGGGCCGCCCGACAGCGCGATCTCACCGGCGAGTGCCTGCTGCTGTACACGAAAGGCGACATCGCCCGGCGCCGGCGGCTCGTCCAATCCCACAACGCGAAAGCCGACGCGGCGCTGGCGCAGCGGTTGCTCACGACGCTGTGGGAGTGCCCCGAGCGCGGGGACAGTAGGGTTTTCGACGTCGACGACATGGCCGATTCCCTGAAAATCGACGACGACGAGCTCAATGTTCAACTGGCCCAGCTAGAGCGAGTGGGCGCGCTGGAACAGGGCCTCGATTGCTCGGCGCGCGGGACGGTCGAAGTCGGTCGCCGCGAACCAGAGCGGGAGGAAGAGCGGCGCCTTTTCCGCGAACTTTTCTACCAGCACCACCGAGCCCGTCCTAATGTGCGGATGCAGCTCGACTTTCAGCAGCTGCACGAGCAACACGGTTATGACCCGGACAAGCTGGAGCAGCAACTCATCGAGTGGTCGCTGGACCGCCTCGTCACATTTTTCAGCTCGCGGCGACTTCGCCGCGTGCGGCTGCTCAAGCGGGTCGCGCCCGCCGACACGCTTCTCAAGGAGTCAACGCGCTGGACGTGGTGGCAACAGCGTCGCCTCCAAACCATGATCGACTACGCCACAAGCGAATCGGACTGCCGCCGGGTCATTATCGGCAGGCATTTCGGTGACGAGGAGGTCTACTGTGCCGGTCGCGACGTCATGGCTTGCGATGTCTGCAGTGCGCAGGCGGCCCCATGGTCGGGTTTGGCCGACCACCTGGTAGCCGATCCTGAACTGCTGGTCAATGCCGAGCTGACGGTGTTGCAAGCGGTGGCCTGGGCGTCGGCATACCGGCGCGGCTCATATGGGGAAACCAGCTTGCGTGCAGCGGTGCTCGGCAAGGACTCCCTCGGCGAGGGACGACCGCTCGGCCAAGGTGTGCTCAGTTGTCCGCAATTCGGTGCCCTGCGCCACGTCCGAAACGGTGAGAAGCGGTGGGACGAAGCACTTGCCAATCTCTTGGCGAAGGGGCTCATCGAGCGTCGAACTGTTCAGCGCGAGAGCGCCCGCAATCCCTACCAGACCCTCGTGCTGACTCCCGTCGGTGCCCAGACACTCGGAACCCCCGCGATGCAAGATGATTGA
- a CDS encoding UvrD-helicase domain-containing protein, protein MPTLAIDKGFLADLVKLEKPVAKRVTEVFDEFDTATHTGLHLEKINNARNPRFRSIRIDQSWRGIILAPEAGDVYTLLKVLPHDDAYAWAQRSNVSVNTATGGIEIRDEEAIDRALPQLAKAAEKAESRLFDKISDADLTRLGIDHKTRAFARALTNPGQLDEAKSALPETQWDVLCGLAAGFTPDEVWADLGAQILNEPVDTEDLDAAVLRSRDRVVLVNGPEELMNVFAYPFATWRVYLHPTQRAVVDASYKGPARVTGGPGTGKTVVVLHRAHVLAKRNEGRVLVTTFTSTLTDTLRSGLDMIVDDDEVDERIEVSNVDRLAHRIFRRKHGPPNLLNADDDKGLWLSIIDKLGLPFTDVFLAEEWRHVVLARRIGTAAAYLSAKRTGRGRALGSRQRAQVWQAMWEFEQALTQLGAWTHETIRREATALLEADTTKPYRHIVIDEAQDLSPDQWRLLRAAVAEAPDDIFIAGDTHQRIYNNRVSLRDVGINIAGRSTRLNLNYRTTAEILGWSLGLLRGERIDDMEGGLDSIAGCRSYVHGAPPRLQGFDKLDAETRFIASTVNEWINSGVAPSEIGIAVRAKWFGSKVADALKAMGIKTVDLAKASTKDDAVHVGTMHRMKGLEFRCVGVAGVGAKFVPAANAVTPIDEDRQTHEQDLERERCLLFVACTRAREELLVTWHGQPSPFLTASTADSAGAQ, encoded by the coding sequence ATGCCCACACTAGCCATCGACAAAGGATTCCTCGCAGACCTGGTCAAGCTCGAGAAGCCCGTCGCCAAACGGGTGACCGAGGTCTTCGACGAGTTCGACACCGCCACTCACACCGGCCTGCATTTGGAAAAGATCAACAACGCCCGCAACCCCCGGTTCCGCTCGATCCGCATCGACCAGTCGTGGCGCGGCATAATCCTGGCCCCGGAAGCCGGTGACGTCTACACCCTGCTCAAGGTGCTGCCGCATGACGACGCCTACGCGTGGGCGCAGCGCAGCAACGTCTCGGTGAACACCGCCACCGGCGGCATCGAAATCCGTGACGAAGAGGCCATCGACCGCGCGCTGCCCCAGCTGGCCAAGGCCGCCGAGAAGGCCGAATCGCGGTTATTCGACAAGATCAGTGACGCCGACCTGACCCGGCTCGGCATCGACCACAAGACACGAGCTTTCGCGCGCGCACTGACGAACCCCGGACAGCTCGATGAGGCCAAATCGGCTCTGCCCGAGACACAGTGGGACGTATTGTGCGGCCTGGCAGCCGGATTCACCCCTGACGAGGTGTGGGCCGATCTCGGCGCTCAGATACTGAACGAACCGGTGGACACCGAGGACCTGGACGCGGCGGTGCTACGCAGCCGCGACCGCGTCGTGCTCGTCAACGGTCCCGAAGAACTCATGAACGTCTTCGCCTACCCGTTCGCGACGTGGCGGGTCTACCTCCACCCCACCCAACGTGCCGTCGTCGACGCGTCATACAAGGGACCGGCCCGGGTGACCGGCGGCCCGGGCACCGGCAAGACCGTGGTGGTGCTGCACCGGGCGCACGTGCTCGCCAAACGGAATGAAGGCCGCGTCTTGGTCACCACCTTCACCTCCACACTGACCGACACCCTGCGCTCTGGCCTGGACATGATCGTCGATGACGACGAGGTCGACGAACGGATCGAGGTGTCCAACGTAGACCGGTTGGCGCACCGGATCTTTCGCCGCAAGCACGGTCCCCCGAACCTGCTGAACGCCGACGACGATAAGGGACTGTGGCTCAGCATCATCGACAAGCTGGGATTGCCCTTCACCGACGTGTTCTTGGCCGAGGAATGGCGGCATGTCGTGCTGGCCCGTCGCATCGGCACCGCCGCGGCCTACCTCTCCGCCAAGAGAACCGGCCGGGGTCGGGCGCTGGGCTCGCGGCAGCGGGCCCAAGTGTGGCAGGCGATGTGGGAGTTCGAGCAGGCGCTGACCCAACTCGGCGCATGGACCCACGAAACCATCCGGCGGGAGGCCACCGCCCTGTTGGAGGCCGACACCACCAAGCCGTACCGCCACATCGTGATCGACGAGGCCCAAGACCTCAGCCCCGACCAGTGGCGGCTGCTGCGGGCCGCGGTCGCCGAAGCCCCCGACGACATCTTCATCGCCGGGGATACCCATCAACGCATCTACAACAACCGGGTGAGCCTTCGCGACGTCGGGATCAACATCGCCGGCCGGTCGACACGGCTGAACCTGAACTACCGAACCACCGCGGAGATCCTCGGCTGGAGTCTCGGGCTGCTCCGCGGCGAACGCATCGACGACATGGAGGGTGGTCTTGACTCCATCGCCGGCTGCCGATCCTACGTCCACGGCGCCCCGCCGAGACTGCAGGGCTTCGACAAGCTCGACGCCGAGACGCGGTTCATCGCCTCAACGGTCAACGAGTGGATCAACAGCGGCGTCGCCCCTTCCGAGATCGGAATCGCGGTGCGGGCCAAGTGGTTCGGCTCCAAAGTGGCCGACGCTTTGAAGGCCATGGGCATCAAGACCGTCGACCTCGCGAAAGCGTCGACCAAAGACGACGCCGTCCACGTCGGAACCATGCACCGCATGAAAGGTCTGGAGTTTCGCTGCGTGGGCGTCGCCGGGGTCGGCGCCAAGTTCGTGCCGGCGGCGAACGCCGTCACACCGATCGACGAAGACAGGCAGACCCACGAGCAAGACCTGGAACGCGAACGGTGCCTGCTGTTCGTGGCGTGCACCCGGGCCCGGGAGGAACTGCTCGTCACCTGGCACGGCCAACCGAGCCCATTTTTGACGGCGAGCACAGCCGATTCCGCGGGGGCCCAATGA